A genomic region of Candidatus Poribacteria bacterium contains the following coding sequences:
- a CDS encoding 2'-5' RNA ligase family protein, with translation MPFVVELYFDPATEASVRDAWKAIDEAGISDSMPKGGYRPHVSLGVCDHLDTDSLAQEFSTFAEGVAPFRLSFPNIGVFSTSEGVVYLGVTVTEALLRVHAAFHKIFKRYAREQREYYTVGQWVPHCTLAFGLSETQIVEAVAVCRRIVLPTSTEIREIGVVEVSPTSCQTLFSCSLKTTDKTELNDELRPGYDETLPKNGIRGKYAK, from the coding sequence ATGCCGTTTGTTGTTGAACTGTATTTTGACCCCGCAACCGAAGCGTCCGTTCGTGATGCGTGGAAAGCGATTGATGAAGCAGGGATTAGCGATTCTATGCCCAAAGGTGGTTATCGTCCGCATGTATCGCTTGGGGTGTGCGATCATCTTGACACAGATTCACTTGCACAGGAGTTTTCAACATTTGCGGAGGGTGTTGCGCCGTTTCGATTGTCTTTTCCGAACATAGGTGTTTTTTCTACATCGGAAGGGGTTGTTTACTTAGGCGTAACGGTTACTGAGGCGTTGCTGCGTGTTCACGCGGCATTTCATAAAATCTTCAAAAGGTACGCAAGGGAACAACGGGAATATTACACTGTTGGACAGTGGGTGCCGCATTGCACACTCGCTTTCGGTTTGTCAGAGACGCAGATTGTTGAAGCAGTAGCTGTTTGTCGGCGAATTGTTTTACCGACTTCTACGGAAATTCGAGAAATTGGTGTGGTGGAGGTTTCTCCTACAAGTTGTCAAACACTGTTTTCGTGCAGCCTCAAAACGACTGATAAAACTGAACTTAATGACGAATTGCGTCCAGGGTATGATGAAACACTGCCCAAAAACGGCATTCGGGGGAAATACGCGAAATAA
- a CDS encoding BrnT family toxin — MEFEWNSNKATSNLAKHDVSFQEASTVFGDPLAFTFPDPDHSHDETRYITIGESIQGRLLIISHTDIEQQIRIISARKLTRQERKIYEND, encoded by the coding sequence ATGGAATTTGAATGGAACTCCAACAAAGCAACAAGTAACCTTGCTAAACACGATGTATCTTTTCAGGAAGCATCAACCGTATTTGGTGATCCTTTGGCATTTACATTCCCTGATCCAGATCATTCACATGATGAAACACGATACATAACAATTGGCGAGTCAATACAAGGACGGTTGCTTATTATCTCTCATACGGATATTGAGCAACAAATCCGAATTATTAGTGCCCGTAAATTGACACGCCAAGAAAGGAAGATATACGAAAATGACTGA
- a CDS encoding glycosyltransferase family 39 protein — MIFEEARSKISEPLVIKIILLCILIASGALVVRNVGHSGITYWDEGFHAVVARNLTKHPLKFTLYDQPWLPYDYKGWGENHIWLHKPPVAMWTIWISHLIFGINTFALRLPSAISLVVVAWLTYRIASDLFDKRAGLIAAFLVGFNPFLFASVHGYRYSDHIDIALLLWVQVSCWFLLRAVRTGKRRNYILSGVAMGIAYLSKSYLACITFGIALVVWGVVKGKQIYHKRRASDDSVQSETIDEKIRLRDIGIQLLAAIATVTPWVTYCLYFYRKEFLWEHKRVLDHLNTDVESWGASWDRPLFDYMPLFYPVFYAALFAVVLCLLVVMFRRWNLAELFVLAWGIGVIVPHTLAETKTPSATMIAVSPLLICLAAVISRAWQRRDWIYTAIWCAGMLVITIISGGRTLVKGRDQFDGLKKIAPFIETNFWIVEQLIGFGILLAVFAGIYVLVRQYNWQKWLWLGLRIVALAIALFYAGGYVRAAYKVTERNSKIPLYEKSGPRLQREMPDNACFFLDDERVGAHFDLMYYADRSTYQIFNRHMSTPRDFESQAKTARKAGAIPYLFSVKDTAYNYPLFIEGEIDVGNGETRRYRVFEITESQ, encoded by the coding sequence ATGATTTTTGAGGAAGCCCGTTCAAAAATAAGCGAGCCGCTCGTAATTAAAATTATTCTACTCTGCATCCTAATTGCCTCTGGGGCTTTGGTGGTGCGGAATGTTGGACACAGTGGAATCACCTATTGGGATGAAGGATTTCACGCGGTCGTGGCGCGGAATTTGACGAAACATCCGCTCAAATTCACGCTCTACGACCAACCGTGGCTCCCTTACGACTACAAAGGGTGGGGCGAGAACCACATCTGGCTGCATAAACCGCCTGTCGCTATGTGGACGATCTGGATCTCGCACCTGATTTTCGGTATCAACACGTTCGCGCTCCGGTTGCCATCTGCAATCAGCCTTGTTGTCGTCGCGTGGCTGACGTATCGAATCGCCTCGGATCTCTTTGACAAACGGGCAGGACTCATTGCCGCGTTTCTTGTCGGATTCAATCCGTTTCTGTTCGCGTCTGTTCACGGCTATCGCTATTCGGATCACATTGACATAGCGTTGCTACTCTGGGTACAGGTCTCGTGTTGGTTCCTGCTCCGGGCAGTTCGGACTGGAAAGCGGAGGAATTACATCTTATCGGGTGTAGCGATGGGGATCGCGTACCTCTCAAAAAGCTACCTTGCCTGTATCACCTTCGGTATCGCGCTCGTCGTTTGGGGTGTTGTGAAAGGGAAACAGATCTATCATAAGAGACGCGCTTCAGATGACAGCGTGCAAAGCGAAACAATAGACGAAAAGATCCGACTCAGAGACATCGGTATACAACTTTTGGCGGCAATTGCGACAGTGACACCGTGGGTTACCTATTGTCTGTACTTCTATCGAAAGGAATTCCTATGGGAACATAAACGCGTCCTCGACCATCTTAACACCGATGTCGAAAGCTGGGGGGCGAGTTGGGATCGACCGCTGTTTGACTATATGCCGCTGTTTTATCCGGTGTTCTATGCTGCCCTTTTCGCGGTGGTTTTGTGTCTATTAGTCGTTATGTTCAGACGCTGGAATTTAGCCGAACTGTTTGTGTTAGCGTGGGGTATCGGGGTCATCGTCCCGCACACACTCGCAGAAACAAAAACGCCATCAGCTACAATGATCGCCGTGTCACCCTTGTTGATCTGCTTGGCAGCGGTTATTAGTCGCGCATGGCAACGACGGGATTGGATTTATACCGCAATTTGGTGTGCTGGGATGCTTGTGATTACAATCATCTCCGGTGGACGCACATTAGTCAAGGGACGAGACCAATTTGATGGACTGAAAAAAATCGCGCCCTTTATTGAGACGAATTTCTGGATTGTTGAGCAACTGATTGGATTCGGCATCCTGCTCGCTGTTTTTGCTGGCATATATGTGTTGGTTCGTCAGTATAACTGGCAAAAATGGCTATGGCTTGGACTGCGGATAGTCGCATTGGCGATTGCTTTGTTCTATGCGGGGGGCTATGTGCGCGCCGCATATAAAGTCACGGAACGGAACAGCAAAATCCCGCTCTATGAAAAGAGTGGGCCACGTCTACAACGTGAGATGCCAGATAATGCCTGCTTTTTTCTCGATGATGAACGCGTCGGCGCGCATTTCGATCTGATGTATTATGCTGACCGGTCAACATATCAGATTTTTAATCGACACATGTCAACGCCTCGTGACTTCGAGAGCCAAGCCAAGACAGCACGCAAAGCAGGTGCGATTCCGTATCTCTTTTCTGTCAAGGACACAGCGTACAATTATCCGCTGTTCATTGAAGGTGAGATAGATGTCGGAAATGGAGAAACACGACGGTATCGGGTTTTTGAAATTACGGAAAGTCAATAA
- a CDS encoding PorV/PorQ family protein, giving the protein MRYITYTLLFTLLALWVVPGYATTNVGTAGAQFLKIGPGARVDSLGGAFGGLANDVTSIYWNPAGISQLEKTSFSDTQIFWLADVRYNYLAFATPIKNVGTLGASVTFLNVPDTEITTLTKPDGTGLWYSAYDTAVSLAYARQLYAKESGVKLSFGINAKYIHQQIHRESANGVAIDVGTLYHTGWRSLRIGMCFSNFGPEMRFSGPDLESGSEIAGDPRTSDYRPFPDTTNPARTAALETIEFPLPSNFRLGIAYDIIDTGDNLLTLALDANHPNDNSERLNIGMEYWFKKMAAIRGGYKFRLGEDWRDDEEGLTLGLGIHLTLGKRLLALDYAYADFGRLQQAHRVSLGLQF; this is encoded by the coding sequence ATGCGATATATAACTTATACGCTTTTATTTACACTTCTGGCACTGTGGGTTGTTCCCGGTTATGCCACAACCAATGTCGGCACAGCGGGTGCCCAGTTTCTAAAAATCGGTCCCGGCGCGCGGGTTGATAGTCTCGGCGGTGCGTTTGGCGGGCTTGCCAACGATGTAACCAGTATCTACTGGAACCCAGCAGGCATAAGCCAACTCGAAAAAACCAGTTTCTCGGACACACAAATATTCTGGCTTGCCGATGTCCGCTACAACTATCTCGCGTTCGCCACCCCGATAAAAAACGTCGGCACTTTGGGCGCAAGCGTCACATTCCTCAATGTCCCTGATACGGAGATTACCACACTCACGAAGCCCGATGGCACTGGACTTTGGTATTCCGCTTATGATACCGCAGTTTCTTTGGCGTATGCCAGACAACTCTATGCGAAAGAATCCGGCGTTAAACTCTCCTTCGGTATCAACGCCAAATACATCCACCAGCAGATTCATCGAGAAAGTGCTAACGGTGTTGCGATTGATGTCGGGACGCTATACCATACCGGGTGGCGGAGTCTACGTATCGGGATGTGTTTCTCAAATTTCGGACCGGAGATGCGTTTCAGCGGGCCCGATCTGGAAAGCGGATCCGAAATAGCTGGTGATCCAAGGACATCAGACTACCGTCCATTTCCAGATACAACGAACCCGGCGCGGACAGCGGCGTTAGAAACAATTGAGTTTCCGCTGCCCTCCAATTTTCGACTCGGTATCGCCTATGATATCATTGATACTGGCGATAACCTCCTCACGCTCGCGCTTGATGCGAACCATCCGAACGACAACAGTGAACGGTTGAACATCGGTATGGAGTACTGGTTTAAAAAGATGGCGGCGATTCGCGGCGGCTACAAATTCCGGTTGGGCGAAGATTGGCGGGATGATGAAGAGGGACTCACGCTCGGCTTAGGTATCCACCTGACACTCGGCAAGAGGTTGCTCGCACTTGACTACGCTTATGCTGACTTTGGACGGTTACAACAAGCACATCGGGTGAGTTTGGGGTTACAGTTCTAA
- a CDS encoding sulfatase-like hydrolase/transferase produces the protein MTDKPNIVYLLADQIRACSLPIYGDTQIETPHIDRLAREGTVFSNAIATAPVCTPYRSMLLTGRHPQTTGHLINFVKTRHDEIGLGDVFNRNGYRTAWVGKWHLHTGSFPEIGGRDYVPEGRDRLGFQHWRGYNFHTDYFNGTVNLDKDWRNERWDGYETDALNRYAFQFMDDVADDTPFCLFISPHQAHSTPYEFAPEEYYDRLPAELELPENVPTSVREQSLNIYRHYLAMVLTVDDMLGELMAYLERTGRVENTLLVFGSDHGTQGGAQGINFWAKREPYEESIKVPLIMRLPGVFDGNHRTCDTLTSPVDLFPSLCGLCDIQPPRTVEGYDLSASWRGETDTFEQDAVLTMNFGATYDYLVDGNEWRGARTKTHSYARWLDGKRMLYDIAADPLQMNNLIGRPEAKALADEMENTLTSLMDARNDTLQPATNYTDWYDTQRRIVRNAHGPLGDPEDEPDWSLLK, from the coding sequence ATGACAGACAAACCGAACATCGTTTATCTTCTCGCGGATCAGATCCGAGCATGCTCGTTGCCGATATACGGCGACACACAGATTGAAACACCGCATATTGATCGACTCGCGCGAGAAGGCACCGTCTTCTCAAACGCAATCGCCACCGCGCCCGTCTGCACCCCGTACCGCTCCATGCTACTCACGGGACGGCATCCGCAGACGACGGGACACCTCATCAACTTCGTCAAAACCCGGCACGACGAAATCGGACTCGGCGACGTTTTCAACCGAAACGGTTACCGGACCGCGTGGGTCGGCAAATGGCATCTCCACACCGGCTCATTCCCAGAAATCGGCGGACGCGACTATGTTCCCGAAGGACGCGACCGTCTCGGCTTCCAACATTGGCGCGGTTATAACTTCCACACGGATTATTTCAACGGCACTGTGAACCTCGACAAGGACTGGCGGAACGAAAGGTGGGACGGCTACGAAACTGATGCGCTGAACCGATACGCCTTCCAGTTCATGGATGACGTGGCAGACGATACCCCGTTTTGTCTATTTATCTCCCCGCACCAAGCACACTCCACGCCTTACGAGTTCGCGCCGGAGGAATACTATGACCGACTGCCCGCCGAACTCGAACTACCGGAGAACGTTCCAACTTCGGTTCGAGAACAGTCGTTGAATATCTACCGACACTACCTCGCGATGGTGCTAACGGTGGACGATATGCTCGGCGAGTTGATGGCGTATCTCGAAAGAACCGGACGCGTCGAAAACACGCTGCTCGTCTTCGGATCCGATCACGGCACGCAGGGCGGCGCACAAGGCATTAATTTCTGGGCAAAGCGCGAACCTTACGAAGAATCCATCAAAGTACCATTGATTATGCGGCTGCCCGGCGTTTTCGATGGAAACCACCGCACCTGTGATACGCTCACATCCCCCGTAGACCTGTTCCCATCGCTCTGTGGGTTATGCGATATTCAGCCACCGCGAACTGTTGAAGGCTACGATCTCTCCGCCTCTTGGCGCGGCGAGACCGACACCTTTGAGCAGGACGCTGTCTTGACAATGAACTTCGGTGCAACCTACGACTATCTCGTAGATGGTAACGAATGGCGCGGTGCCCGCACAAAGACGCACAGTTACGCACGCTGGCTCGACGGCAAACGGATGCTATATGACATAGCAGCAGATCCACTCCAGATGAACAACCTTATTGGCAGACCCGAAGCAAAAGCGTTGGCAGACGAAATGGAGAATACTCTCACAAGCCTGATGGATGCCCGTAATGACACGCTCCAACCCGCGACAAACTATACGGATTGGTATGACACACAACGCCGCATTGTCCGTAACGCCCATGGCCCCCTCGGCGACCCAGAGGACGAACCCGACTGGTCATTATTAAAATGA